The Oscillatoria acuminata PCC 6304 genomic interval TCATTCCTAACAGTTCACCTTCCCCCAGCAAAATTACCCCAGGGAGCAAGGGATTTGCATTAAAGGTTTCTGCCACTTCCCGTCCCATCACTTCCGCATTCACCTGATAATCATAAAGGGAGAGGGCGGATAGAGTTGACTCTAAATGCAACGTTTTCATACAGACCCGATCGGACAGTAAGAAGGATGAATCTGGACAAGACTGATTCAAGATAGAAGCGTTCCCCAGATCCATTGTGTTCGATGTATAAAGTTTCATGTCTTTTCCGTCATTTAGAAAGTTTAGCATTGCCTATTTCAGGGGTGAGTTAGACACCCTTGATTGTTGAGCCGCAAGGGTTCACTAGCGTCGGTGCATTGATTTTCAGTCAGAAACACCGGGCGAATGGGTAGAAGAAGGGCAAAATTTGGATAAGAATATCCTAAACCGATTCAGGAAATTTCTGGGCCATCCTACAGATTTTTTAATGTTTTGATACAATTACCGAGGCTAATGCTGACCCCGGAGTAAATTTTTCTCAAGCCTTCATGAATTAGATAAAATTAAATTAACTTTTCTTTAATGTTTTGTTAAACTTTAAAGGGGTTTAAGCCAGTTTTCAATCATCCGTTACCCTGATGATCCCGAGGGGTGGACCCGGGAAAGCCGACTGCCCCGGTGGGACTAGACCCGGGAAAAAATGGAGTGGGGATCAGCCCAGATGTAGGCGATCGCCAACCCCAGGTTTTCCCTTGGACCTTGTAATATGGTGAGGGCGGCTTGCACTGGGCTCCAATCTCAAAGGCATCCAGAGATTCTTCTGGATTCATTCCCGTTCCTGGACGGGGAGGATTGAAAGCAAAGGGCGACCCCACTCTGTAAACCATCGGGACTGCTCCGGGGACTTTCCCCCCGGGTTAATTGATATAGAAGCTCCTCACAGCGAAAAATAGGCCGAACCGCATGATGAATCAAGTACACAACGCCTTTACCCTGTTTATGAGTCTGCTTGTAGAGGCTCTGCCATTTTTGCTCCTCGGGGTATTGCTCTCTAGTGCACTGTTGTTGTTCGTCGATGAAAAAAAACTGATTTCCTCTATCCCTCCCAACCCGGTCCTCGGGGCTTTGATTGGGAGTTCCATTGGGTTTCTGTTTCCTGTCTGCGAATGTGGCAACGTCCCCGTGGCGCGACGATTACTGATGCAGGGGGCCTCCCCTGCCGTGGCAATAGGGTTTTTACTGGCGGCTCCCACGGTGAATCCGATTGTGATTTGGTCCACTTGGACGGCATTTCGGGACCAACCCGAACTGGTGGTGTTGCGGGTGGTCTTTTCCCTGGGAATTGCCACGATTATTGGCTCAATCTTTAGTTTGCAAAAAGATTTAACTCCCTTCGTCCAACCGATGGTGGCACGGGCGATGAATCAATCCGCTAAGACTAAATCCTGCGATCCCCGCCCATCCAAAGGTTTGTCCTCAGATTCTGAAAACTCCTCCCCCCTGTTACAGTCAGGAACGTTTTTATTAGGGAGTCCAGGCAGTCCCCAGCGCCTCGATGCCACCACGATGGAAACGGTGTTATTGGCGTCGAAAGCGGGAAATTTGGGGGGTGCAGGGGTGGCCCTCCCCGGCGATCGCCTGTTTTCCCAGCGCCTGCGGTTGTTTGTGGAAAATGTCATGGTTGAACTGCGGGAACTCGGAGGGATCCTCGTCTTCGGCAGTGCGATCGCCGCCATCATTCAAGTCGCCGCCCCTCGGGACTTAATTATCAGCTTAGGACAAGGCCCCGTCACTTCCATTATTGCCATGCTGGTCCTCGGCGCTGTCGTGTCCATTTGTTCCACC includes:
- a CDS encoding permease, which gives rise to MMNQVHNAFTLFMSLLVEALPFLLLGVLLSSALLLFVDEKKLISSIPPNPVLGALIGSSIGFLFPVCECGNVPVARRLLMQGASPAVAIGFLLAAPTVNPIVIWSTWTAFRDQPELVVLRVVFSLGIATIIGSIFSLQKDLTPFVQPMVARAMNQSAKTKSCDPRPSKGLSSDSENSSPLLQSGTFLLGSPGSPQRLDATTMETVLLASKAGNLGGAGVALPGDRLFSQRLRLFVENVMVELRELGGILVFGSAIAAIIQVAAPRDLIISLGQGPVTSIIAMLVLGAVVSICSTVDAFFALSFASTFTTGSLLAFLVFGPMIDIKSIGLMMSIFKPKALVYLFLISAQLTFLLTLAYNLKFS